One window of the Nicotiana tabacum cultivar K326 chromosome 4, ASM71507v2, whole genome shotgun sequence genome contains the following:
- the LOC107765769 gene encoding protein SMALL AUXIN UP-REGULATED RNA 12-like, with protein sequence MAIRKTNKLPQTAVLKQILKKCSSLGKKHDYNDEDGLPLDVPKGHFAVYVGENRTRYIIPISFLTHPEFQCLLRRAEEEFGFDHDMGITIPCEEVVFRSLTSMLR encoded by the coding sequence ATGGCAATCAGAAAAACAAACAAGCTGCCGCAAACTGCAGTCCTAAAGCAAATCTTGAAAAAATGTTCGAGTTTGGGGAAGAAACATGACTATAACGATGAAGATGGTCTTCCCCTTGACGTCCCCAAAGGCCATTTTGCTGTTTATGTTGGAGAGAACCGAACTCGATACATTATACCAATTTCATTCTTAACTCACCCTGAGTTTCAGTGCCTCTTACGGCGCGCTGAAGAGGAATTTGGCTTTGATCATGACATGGGCATCACTATTCCATGTGAAGAAGTTGTTTTCCGATCACTAACTTCTATGCTTCGATAG